The following are encoded together in the Humulus lupulus chromosome 5, drHumLupu1.1, whole genome shotgun sequence genome:
- the LOC133834636 gene encoding S-type anion channel SLAH2-like, producing the protein METNKYVESTEQRSPETPSLIRYISSNQVSGFDSAYKPSRLSVQYPPENLQSKEIETPTMQSPSPEIEPKAHQRTHSVSISMPPSPIQAYLHNTKKVLFDGVADSNGAAKSASCELPKPAKFHSQPIQLGASALQRDINTATMPVNPSARTIDRRFDSFKTWSGKLERQITNLRGKPQRESQPDDVVLKSSEIDTLPVDRYFDALEGPELETLRASEEILLPDDKRWPFLLRFPISSFGICLGVSSQAIMWKTLASSSSTKFLHISLMINLVLWCVSVALNITVFSIYSLKCLLYFEAVRREYYHPIRVNFFFAPWISLLFLALGVPPSITETLHPALWYILMTPFFCLELKIYGQWMSGGQRRLSKVANPSNHLSVVGNFVGALLGATMGLVEGPIFFFAIGLAHYMVLFVTLYQRLPTNATLPKELHPVFFLFVAAPSVASMAWAKLQGSFDYGSRIAYFIALFLYFSLAVRVNFFRGFKFSLAWWAYTFPMTGAAIATIRYSNEVTNFVTQTLTVVLSLVSTLTVSALLVSTILHAFVLRDLFPNDLAIAISDRKPKHKKWFPLKNLSSDYSKDIENFLKFTDSETKDLEASENVQRSDVEGP; encoded by the exons ATGGAGACCAACAAGTATGTGGAGTCTACAGAGCAAAGAAGCCCTGAAACTCCATCACTCATCAGATACATTTCATCCAACCAAGTCTCTGGCTTTGATAGCGCTTATAAGCCAAGCCGCTTAAGTGTTCAATATCCACCAGAAAATCTGCAATCTAAA GAGATTGAAACTCCTACCATGCAAAGCCCAAGTCCTGAAATAGAGCCTAAAGCTCATCAAAGGACTCATTCTGTTTCAATAAGCATGCCACCTTCTCCTATTCAAGCTTATTTGCACAACACCAAAAAGGTTCTGTTTGATGGAGTTGCTGATTCAAATGGTGCAGCCAAGAGTGCCAGCTGCGAACTGCCTAAACCAGCTAAGTTTCATTCCCAGCCTATTCAATTGGGGGCTTCAGCACTTCAGAGAGACATAAACACAGCGACTATGCCAGTTAATCCGAGTGCTAGAACAATTGATAGAAGGTTTGATTCTTTCAAAACATGGTCTGGAAAACTCGAAAGGCAGATCACAAACCTGCGTGGAAAGCCACAAAGAGAAAGCCAGCCAGATGATGTTGTCTTGAAGAGTTCTGAAATTGATACTTTACCAGTTGACCGATATTTCGATGCATTGGAAGGACCAGAACTAGAGACCCTTAGG GCTTCAGAGGAAATACTACTTCCTGACGACAAGAGGTGGCCATTTCTTCTAAGGTTTCCCATCTCTTCATTTGGTATCTGCCTTGGTGTGAGTAGCCAAGCCATTATGTGGAAAACATTGGCCAGTTCTTCTTCCACAAAATTTCTCCATATAAGCCTAATGATTAACCTTGTTCTATGGTGCGTCTCTGTGGCTCTTAACATTACAGTATTCTCCATCTATTCTCTAAAATGTCTCCTCTACTTCGAAGCAGTTCGCCGTGAATACTATCACCCAATTCGTGTCAACTTCTTCTTTGCACCATGGATATCACTCTTGTTCTTAGCTCTTGGAGTTCCACCTTCAATTACCGAGACACTGCATCCTGCTCTTTGGTACATTTTGATGACTCCATTCTTCTGTCTTGAGCTTAAGATCTATGGACAGTGGATGTCAGGAGGCCAAAGAAGACTCTCCAAAGTAGCCAATCCTTCAAACCATCTCTCAGTTGTTGGAAACTTTGTTGGGGCTTTATTAGGTGCCACAATGGGATTAGTTGAAGGTCCTATCTTCTTCTTCGCCATTGGATTGGCTCACTACATGGTTCTGTTTGTCACTCTATACCAGAGACTTCCAACAAATGCCACCCTCCCAAAGGAGCTCCATCCAGTATTCTTTCTCTTTGTTGCAGCACCTAGTGTAGCTTCCATGGCTTGGGCAAAGCTTCAAGGCTCCTTTGATTACGGATCGCGAATAGCTTACTTCATTGCCTTGTTCCTTTACTTCTCACTG GCTGTTCGGGTAAATTTTTTTAGAGGATTCAA ATTTTCATTGGCATGGTGGGCATATACTTTTCCAATGACTGGAGCTGCCATTGCAACGATCAGATATTCAAATGAAGTCACAAACTTTGTAACTCAAACTCTGACAGTTGTTCTTTCATTGGTTTCCACTCTCACAGTTTCGGCTCTTCTTGTTTCGACAATTTTGCATGCCTTTGTGCTCAGAGACCTCTTCCCTAACGACCTTGCCATTGCCATCAGTGACAGAAAGCCTAAACATAAGAAGTGGTTTCCCCTAAAAAACTTGAGCTCAGATTACTCCAAAGACATTGAGAACTTCTTGAAGTTTACAGACTCCGAAACAAAAGACTTGGAAGCTTCTGAGAATGTTCAGAGATCTGATGTTGAAGGACCTTAG